The proteins below come from a single Desulfovibrio litoralis DSM 11393 genomic window:
- a CDS encoding 3-hydroxyacyl-ACP dehydratase FabZ family protein translates to MSISGYIKHSQLGDIKITDENNNVGNFCFQEDSPYFDGHFPDNPVLPGVVQVMLAVYVASVDTNLKLTNIKRCKFMRMIRPKEEIKVVVFKEKKGEQRLAKATLMIKQEICATITFVLGLS, encoded by the coding sequence GTGAGTATATCAGGGTATATAAAACATAGTCAGTTGGGTGATATTAAAATAACAGACGAAAATAACAACGTAGGAAACTTTTGTTTTCAAGAAGATAGTCCATATTTTGACGGACATTTTCCTGATAACCCTGTGTTGCCGGGCGTTGTTCAAGTGATGTTGGCGGTTTATGTTGCGTCAGTTGATACAAATTTAAAATTAACCAATATTAAACGTTGTAAATTTATGCGTATGATTCGCCCTAAAGAAGAAATAAAGGTTGTGGTTTTTAAAGAGAAAAAAGGCGAACAAAGACTTGCCAAAGCTACCTTGATGATAAAACAAGAAATTTGTGCCACGATAACCTTTGTTCTTGGTTTGAGTTAA
- a CDS encoding acyl-CoA thioesterase: protein MLKRFPYFKPDSPDSPPPLCCSVSRKVRFEEIDPLNIMWHGRYPSYLEDARIALGNRYKIGYMDFYRYKIILPIKQMHIDYLAPLTFGEEVNITARLHYSEAAKLNFSYEIHDSNNLLLTTAYTVQLLLQAENNELCLALPDFFVQFCENWKKGL, encoded by the coding sequence ATGCTAAAAAGATTTCCTTATTTTAAACCTGATTCACCTGATAGTCCACCGCCTTTGTGCTGTAGTGTAAGCCGAAAAGTCAGATTTGAAGAGATTGATCCGCTCAATATTATGTGGCATGGAAGGTATCCGAGTTATCTGGAAGATGCAAGAATAGCTCTTGGAAACAGATATAAAATTGGATATATGGATTTTTATCGCTATAAAATTATTCTTCCGATTAAACAAATGCACATTGACTATCTTGCACCGCTTACCTTTGGTGAAGAGGTTAATATAACCGCCAGATTACATTATAGCGAAGCTGCGAAATTAAATTTTTCTTATGAAATACATGATAGCAATAACTTGCTCTTAACAACAGCATACACGGTACAGCTTCTTTTACAGGCAGAAAATAACGAGCTTTGTTTGGCCTTACCTGATTTTTTTGTGCAGTTTTGTGAAAATTGGAAAAAAGGTCTGTAA
- a CDS encoding lipid biosynthesis B12-binding/radical SAM protein, with translation MNILLISVNTEEAPYPVYPLGMSTVASALEKGGHSVSQADMLYAKQNKSEYLDKKIKECSPDVIGISLRNIDNVDYFTSEQHWQLDSLRLLIEKIRLQTTAAIILGGGGFSIMPEKILEYCNADYGIVGEGELSFCILLEQLEKNEKISKIFKSDMRCKGVEMNSPLYDDLLLDFYAQESGVLNIQTKRGCPNNCLYCTYPMLEGRVVRPREIEAVIEDIKYIIHRHKGCEIFFTDAVFNDHNGHWLTLVEAMAKAGLVIPWTAFFEPTGLSKSELSLCMRTGLKAVEFGTDATSDATLKGMKKRFNFESVLSSTNLCNSLDLPSAHFVIFGGPKETEATLKEGLNNLDLLTNSLVFAFLGIRIYEESPLMRYAVNEGTIEPQTNCLQPRYYFSPHINEADATIIIKNHFRRNKLRIFPPEKGQEKIHALRNLGYRGVLWDQLVMRKK, from the coding sequence ATGAACATATTACTTATTTCCGTTAATACGGAAGAAGCCCCTTATCCTGTATATCCTTTGGGAATGAGTACTGTGGCTTCTGCTCTCGAGAAAGGTGGTCATAGCGTTTCTCAGGCAGATATGTTGTATGCCAAACAGAATAAATCAGAATATTTAGATAAGAAAATAAAAGAATGTAGCCCTGATGTAATAGGTATCTCTTTAAGAAATATTGATAATGTTGATTATTTTACATCTGAACAACATTGGCAATTAGATTCGTTACGTCTTTTAATTGAAAAAATACGTTTACAGACAACAGCAGCAATAATTTTGGGGGGTGGCGGTTTTTCGATTATGCCCGAAAAGATATTAGAATATTGTAACGCTGATTATGGAATTGTGGGTGAGGGTGAGTTAAGTTTTTGTATTTTATTGGAACAGCTTGAAAAAAACGAAAAGATTTCCAAAATCTTTAAAAGCGATATGCGTTGTAAGGGGGTAGAAATGAATTCTCCCTTATATGACGATTTGTTGTTAGATTTTTATGCACAAGAAAGCGGAGTTTTAAATATTCAAACTAAAAGAGGCTGTCCAAACAACTGTTTATATTGTACTTATCCAATGCTTGAAGGTAGAGTGGTTCGCCCGAGAGAAATAGAGGCAGTTATTGAGGATATTAAGTATATAATACATAGACATAAAGGCTGTGAAATCTTTTTTACCGATGCTGTGTTTAATGATCATAACGGACATTGGTTGACGCTTGTAGAGGCAATGGCAAAAGCTGGTCTTGTTATTCCTTGGACAGCGTTTTTTGAACCAACAGGGCTATCTAAGAGTGAACTTAGTTTGTGTATGCGTACCGGCTTAAAGGCTGTTGAATTTGGAACAGATGCAACAAGCGACGCAACATTAAAGGGTATGAAAAAACGTTTTAATTTTGAAAGTGTTTTAAGCTCTACGAACTTGTGTAATTCGCTAGATTTACCTTCTGCCCATTTTGTTATTTTTGGAGGCCCAAAAGAAACGGAAGCTACTTTAAAAGAAGGTTTAAATAACCTTGATTTACTTACAAACAGTTTAGTCTTTGCTTTTTTAGGTATTCGTATTTATGAAGAAAGTCCTTTGATGCGTTATGCTGTTAACGAAGGTACGATAGAACCTCAAACAAACTGCTTACAACCTCGCTATTATTTTTCACCTCATATAAATGAAGCTGACGCCACTATCATTATAAAAAACCATTTTAGACGCAATAAACTAAGGATATTTCCTCCGGAAAAAGGTCAGGAAAAAATCCATGCTTTACGCAATCTTGGTTATCGTGGTGTATTATGGGATCAGCTTGTTATGCGTAAAAAATGA